Proteins found in one Triticum aestivum cultivar Chinese Spring chromosome 4D, IWGSC CS RefSeq v2.1, whole genome shotgun sequence genomic segment:
- the LOC123098627 gene encoding dirigent protein 1-like isoform X1, giving the protein MANSTALILLISSVLLAAAAYIRREPGHADGSFADAHLHFYMHDAYGGPRPTAALIVTGREPLPLPSDDGATDQETTSSSPRRFGDIAVMNNALTEGPERGSARVGTAQGFTVRVAEHGAVNDLSLHLVLEAGGYGGSSLAVKGRVDTGAAVRESIIVGGTGRFRFATGYALSRSYDYDVASGGVVEIDVSGSHMPSRWMK; this is encoded by the exons ATGGCTAACTCGACCGCCTTGATCCTTCTGATCTCATCGGTCCTGCTAGCCGCAGCTGCCTACATCCGCCGTGAGCCAGGCCACGCGGACGGAAGCTTCGCCGACGCACACCTCCACTTCTACATGCACGACGCCTACGGCGGCCCGCGCCCCACGGCCGCGCTCATCGTCACTGGAAGGGAGCCGCTCCCACTACCGTCTGACGACGGCGCCACCGACCAGGAGACAACCTCCTCCTCCCCGCGGAGGTTCGGCGACATCGCCGTGATGAACAACGCGCTCACGGAGGGGCCCGAGCGCGGCAGCGCACGAGTCGGCACGGCGCAGGGGTTCACCGTGCGCGTCGCGGAGCACGGCGCCGTGAACGACCTAAGCCTGCACCTCGTGCTCGAGGCCGGCGGGTACGGGGGGAGCTCGCTGGCGGTGAAGGGCAGGGTGGACACGGGCGCCGCGGTGCGGGAGTCCATAATCGTCGGCGGCACCGGCCGCTTCCGCTTCGCGACGGGCTACGCGCTGAGCAGGAGCTACGACTACGACGTCGCCAGCGGAGGAGTCGTGGAGATCGATGT GTCTGGGTCCCACATGCCATCACGTTGGATGAAATag
- the LOC123098627 gene encoding dirigent protein 1-like isoform X2 produces MANSTALILLISSVLLAAAAYIRREPGHADGSFADAHLHFYMHDAYGGPRPTAALIVTGREPLPLPSDDGATDQETTSSSPRRFGDIAVMNNALTEGPERGSARVGTAQGFTVRVAEHGAVNDLSLHLVLEAGGYGGSSLAVKGRVDTGAAVRESIIVGGTGRFRFATGYALSRSYDYDVASGGVVEIDVYVQLRRV; encoded by the coding sequence ATGGCTAACTCGACCGCCTTGATCCTTCTGATCTCATCGGTCCTGCTAGCCGCAGCTGCCTACATCCGCCGTGAGCCAGGCCACGCGGACGGAAGCTTCGCCGACGCACACCTCCACTTCTACATGCACGACGCCTACGGCGGCCCGCGCCCCACGGCCGCGCTCATCGTCACTGGAAGGGAGCCGCTCCCACTACCGTCTGACGACGGCGCCACCGACCAGGAGACAACCTCCTCCTCCCCGCGGAGGTTCGGCGACATCGCCGTGATGAACAACGCGCTCACGGAGGGGCCCGAGCGCGGCAGCGCACGAGTCGGCACGGCGCAGGGGTTCACCGTGCGCGTCGCGGAGCACGGCGCCGTGAACGACCTAAGCCTGCACCTCGTGCTCGAGGCCGGCGGGTACGGGGGGAGCTCGCTGGCGGTGAAGGGCAGGGTGGACACGGGCGCCGCGGTGCGGGAGTCCATAATCGTCGGCGGCACCGGCCGCTTCCGCTTCGCGACGGGCTACGCGCTGAGCAGGAGCTACGACTACGACGTCGCCAGCGGAGGAGTCGTGGAGATCGATGTGTACGTGCAGCTTCGACGAGTTTaa